The Pseudanabaena yagii GIHE-NHR1 genome segment CCTATTTTAGGAAAACTGCTATTTCAGAGCGATCTGTTAGTCTACAGCAGCTATATTTTAATTCTCGGTTCATGGTTCTATTTCTATCGCACTCAAGGTGGTTTAATCCTCCGCACAGTTGGCGAACAACCAGCCGCAGCCTTTGCTAGGGGCACGAATGTGATTAAAATGCGCTATATCTATACGCTCCTCGGTGGTGCATTAATGGGGATCGCAGGAGCCGCTTTTTCTTTGGATTTTAAAGCAGGATGGAGTCATCGCCACACAGCAGGTTATGGCTGGATTGCCCTAGCGATCGTGATTTTTGGCGGCTGGAATCCTCTACGAGTTGCCTTAGGCGCTTATCTCTTTGGGATTTTACAATCTCTAGCTAGCGTCGCTCAGAGCGCAATTCCTGACGTACCGACACAGGTATTTAATACGGCTCCCTTTGTATTGATGATTTTAATGCTGGCACTCACTTCAGGAAAATGGCTCGATCGCTTAATCTCTGCTCTACCGCGATCGGTTAGACAAGGAATATTAAATACGGTCAGGACTACGCCACCTGCATCATTAGGAAGGGTATTTGATCAGGATTAAATATAAAACCCCAAAACCTTTGGCGCACGCTGCGCGTGCGCCAAAGGTTTTGGTTCTGTTTTTTTAATTACGCCTAGCTACTTATGTGATAATTGCGATCGCACATCTTCACCACGCAAAACCTTAGATATGGATCTGGAACTTTCTCGATTTTATAAGGCTTGCAATCCCACGCATCCCCTCGACTCCAGTAATGAAGAGGATCGCAGTTATTATGTTGACCTCTCA includes the following:
- a CDS encoding ABC transporter permease, producing MDIITILATAIATSTPLIFASIGETITERAGVINLSAEGTILMSAMTGFAVAKFSNNLLLGFGAAALVGAAIALVVAVGAITLKQSQVSIGFVLALMCSDLSSFLGNPVVRVEGITVPSFKIPILENIPILGKLLFQSDLLVYSSYILILGSWFYFYRTQGGLILRTVGEQPAAAFARGTNVIKMRYIYTLLGGALMGIAGAAFSLDFKAGWSHRHTAGYGWIALAIVIFGGWNPLRVALGAYLFGILQSLASVAQSAIPDVPTQVFNTAPFVLMILMLALTSGKWLDRLISALPRSVRQGILNTVRTTPPASLGRVFDQD